One window of the Halobacillus litoralis genome contains the following:
- a CDS encoding acetyl-CoA C-acetyltransferase, whose protein sequence is MKEAVIVSGARTPVGRAKKGSLAHTRPDDLAALTIKETLKRANQYEGNIDDVIIGCAMPEAEQGMNMARNIAGLAGLHHKVPAITINRYCSSGLQSIAYAAEKIMLGHSDTAIAGGAESMSLIPMGGHVIKPNVQLVEQAPEYYMSMGHTAEEVAKRFDISREDQDAFAVQSHERAAKAIKEGKFKDEIVPVEVMNRHLDADFKVNEKTSTFSMDEGVRPGTTRDVLGKLKPAFSTTGTVTAGNSSQMSDGAASVLVMEREKAEEEGLTPLVKFRSFAVAGVEPEIMGVGPIEAVPKSLRLAGLSLSDIGLFELNEAFASQSLRVIRELGLDPEKVNVNGGAIALGHPLGCTGTKLTLSLIHEMKRRNEQFGVVTMCIGGGMGAAGVFELI, encoded by the coding sequence GTGAAAGAAGCAGTCATTGTATCAGGTGCACGGACCCCTGTGGGTAGAGCGAAGAAAGGTTCGCTTGCCCACACGCGTCCAGATGATTTAGCTGCACTTACTATAAAAGAAACATTAAAACGTGCCAATCAATATGAAGGAAACATAGATGATGTGATTATTGGTTGCGCCATGCCAGAAGCCGAACAAGGAATGAACATGGCCAGAAATATCGCCGGTCTTGCAGGGCTTCATCACAAAGTGCCTGCGATTACCATAAACAGGTACTGTTCCTCAGGGTTACAAAGTATCGCATATGCTGCTGAGAAAATCATGTTAGGTCATAGTGATACAGCTATCGCGGGCGGGGCCGAGTCCATGAGTCTAATTCCGATGGGTGGCCATGTGATCAAACCCAATGTGCAGTTAGTAGAACAGGCTCCAGAGTATTACATGTCAATGGGACACACAGCAGAGGAAGTAGCCAAACGTTTCGACATATCAAGAGAAGATCAAGATGCTTTTGCTGTCCAAAGTCATGAAAGAGCAGCCAAAGCGATTAAGGAAGGGAAATTCAAAGATGAAATCGTCCCTGTAGAGGTCATGAATCGACATCTAGATGCTGACTTCAAAGTGAATGAAAAAACTTCCACATTTTCTATGGATGAAGGTGTACGACCTGGTACCACGAGAGATGTGCTAGGTAAATTAAAGCCTGCTTTCTCAACGACAGGAACGGTCACAGCGGGTAATTCCTCTCAAATGAGTGATGGGGCGGCTTCCGTTTTAGTCATGGAGCGTGAAAAAGCGGAAGAAGAAGGACTGACGCCACTTGTGAAATTCCGGTCTTTTGCAGTGGCAGGAGTTGAACCCGAGATCATGGGAGTCGGTCCGATTGAAGCAGTTCCGAAATCTCTCCGACTAGCTGGTTTGTCTTTATCAGACATTGGATTATTTGAATTGAACGAAGCTTTCGCATCCCAATCCTTACGGGTGATCAGAGAGCTTGGTTTAGATCCTGAAAAAGTCAATGTAAATGGTGGAGCTATTGCTCTGGGTCATCCTCTTGGATGCACAGGGACTAAATTGACATTAAGCCTGATTCATGAAATGAAGAGAAGGAATGAGCAATTTGGTGTTGTGACAATGTGTATTGGTGGCGGTATGGGAGCTGCTGGAGTATTTGAACTAATATGA
- a CDS encoding carboxymuconolactone decarboxylase family protein, with protein sequence MQEKNMTWTQTYLHDYKEGIGVFSDHMPEVAHKFSQFTEECFKEGEVSQKHKQLMALGISIVAQDEYCMIYHTKGCVDQGASEKEILEACGVAAAFGGGAALSQAVTLVQDAYMDLTTSIN encoded by the coding sequence ATGCAAGAGAAAAATATGACATGGACTCAGACATACTTACATGATTATAAAGAAGGTATAGGGGTATTCTCAGACCATATGCCGGAAGTGGCTCATAAATTCAGCCAATTCACGGAAGAGTGCTTTAAAGAAGGGGAGGTCTCCCAAAAGCATAAGCAGTTGATGGCGCTTGGAATCAGTATCGTTGCTCAAGATGAATATTGTATGATTTATCATACCAAAGGTTGTGTAGATCAAGGGGCATCAGAAAAAGAAATACTTGAAGCTTGTGGCGTAGCTGCTGCTTTTGGTGGAGGAGCAGCTCTCAGTCAAGCCGTTACCCTCGTCCAGGATGCATATATGGATTTAACAACCAGTATCAATTGA
- a CDS encoding thioredoxin family protein, with amino-acid sequence MQELVPNETVEMIRADRITLTFVQSPFCGTCHLAKKMLSTLEALYEKDIFQEMNASLHSSLMEHFKIKSVPCLLVTREGKVIEKIYAFHSVPFMRDKISNYVE; translated from the coding sequence GTGCAAGAACTTGTACCTAATGAAACCGTAGAAATGATTCGTGCTGATAGAATAACACTCACTTTTGTACAAAGCCCTTTTTGCGGTACCTGTCACTTGGCGAAAAAAATGCTTTCCACATTGGAAGCTTTGTATGAAAAAGATATTTTCCAAGAAATGAACGCTTCTCTTCACTCATCACTGATGGAGCACTTTAAGATTAAAAGTGTGCCCTGCCTTTTGGTGACCAGAGAAGGAAAAGTGATTGAAAAAATTTATGCATTTCATTCTGTTCCATTTATGAGGGACAAAATATCTAACTATGTAGAATAA
- a CDS encoding acyl-CoA dehydrogenase family protein, with protein sequence MSDTKEMIKGGGFIVEDLAAEDVITPEDFTDEHLMIAKTAEDFVLGEVVPKIDNLENHEFEHSVALLKKAGDLGLLGADVPEEYGGLQLDKISSSLITEKFSRAGGFSVTHGAHVGIGSLPIVFFGNDAQKNKYLPVLATGEKIAAYALTEPGSGSDALGAKTTAKLNDAGTHYILNGEKQWITNSAFADVFVVYAKIDGDKFTAFIIERDYPGVSTGPEEKKMGIKSSSTRTLILEDAEVPVENVLGEIGRGHVIAFNILNVGRYKLAIGGVGGSKRALELSVKYAKARKQFKTPIASFPLIQEKIGSVAANTYANESSVYRTVGLFEQSMGKLSDEELKDGAAVAKVIAEYAIECSLNKVFGTELLDFAVDEAVQIHGGYGFMAEYEVERMYRDSRINRIFEGTNEINRMIVPGTLLKKAMKGELPLLQKAQALQEEIMTMMPEEPGIEALEQEKYLLKNAKKIGLLAAGLAAQKYGEKLENEQELLVNIADIVGEIYNMESAILRTEKAINKNGEEKNNQKLLYTQVYVQEAFNRIEGHAKETLIAAESGDSLRMMLGALRKLTRHTPINVITKKRAIAKTLINAEKYTV encoded by the coding sequence ATGAGTGATACAAAAGAAATGATCAAAGGTGGAGGGTTCATCGTTGAGGATTTAGCTGCAGAAGATGTCATAACACCGGAAGATTTCACAGACGAACATTTGATGATTGCTAAAACAGCGGAAGACTTTGTTTTAGGAGAAGTTGTACCAAAGATTGATAATTTAGAAAACCATGAATTTGAACATTCCGTTGCACTATTGAAAAAGGCTGGTGATCTTGGACTGCTTGGAGCGGATGTACCTGAAGAATATGGTGGTCTGCAATTAGATAAAATCAGTTCATCTTTGATTACAGAAAAGTTTTCTCGTGCAGGGGGATTCTCGGTCACTCATGGCGCTCATGTAGGTATCGGGTCTTTGCCAATTGTATTCTTCGGTAATGATGCTCAAAAGAATAAATACCTCCCTGTATTGGCCACTGGAGAAAAAATAGCGGCCTATGCTCTAACCGAGCCGGGATCTGGATCAGATGCACTAGGGGCCAAGACGACTGCTAAACTTAATGATGCTGGTACTCATTATATTCTCAACGGAGAAAAGCAATGGATTACGAATTCCGCCTTTGCTGATGTGTTCGTCGTTTACGCTAAAATAGATGGGGATAAATTCACAGCCTTCATTATTGAACGCGATTACCCTGGAGTTTCTACAGGTCCAGAAGAGAAGAAGATGGGAATCAAGAGCTCATCTACTCGAACATTGATCTTAGAAGATGCTGAAGTACCTGTAGAGAATGTGTTGGGAGAAATCGGTCGCGGCCATGTGATTGCGTTCAATATCCTGAACGTAGGACGATACAAACTTGCAATAGGAGGAGTCGGCGGATCCAAACGTGCTTTAGAACTTTCAGTGAAATATGCGAAAGCACGCAAGCAATTCAAAACCCCAATCGCTAGTTTCCCACTTATTCAGGAGAAGATCGGGTCTGTAGCCGCCAACACCTATGCAAATGAAAGTTCTGTGTATCGGACAGTCGGGTTATTTGAGCAGAGCATGGGTAAACTCTCAGATGAAGAGCTCAAGGATGGCGCTGCTGTAGCGAAAGTTATCGCTGAATATGCTATTGAGTGTTCTCTGAATAAAGTGTTCGGTACTGAGTTACTTGATTTTGCAGTGGATGAAGCGGTGCAAATTCATGGAGGCTATGGATTTATGGCTGAGTATGAAGTAGAGAGAATGTATCGGGATTCACGGATCAACAGAATCTTCGAAGGAACGAATGAAATCAACCGTATGATTGTACCAGGTACATTATTGAAGAAAGCTATGAAAGGAGAACTGCCTCTCCTTCAGAAAGCACAAGCACTACAGGAAGAAATCATGACCATGATGCCTGAAGAACCAGGAATTGAAGCATTAGAACAAGAAAAATACTTGTTGAAGAACGCGAAGAAGATCGGATTGCTTGCCGCAGGTCTGGCTGCACAGAAATATGGTGAAAAACTTGAGAATGAACAAGAGTTGCTCGTTAATATCGCTGATATCGTAGGGGAAATTTACAATATGGAATCAGCGATTCTCCGTACCGAAAAAGCCATCAACAAAAATGGAGAAGAAAAAAATAATCAAAAACTTCTCTATACACAGGTATATGTGCAAGAAGCGTTCAATCGCATAGAAGGTCATGCGAAAGAGACACTAATCGCTGCTGAATCTGGTGATTCTCTTCGGATGATGCTGGGTGCATTACGCAAGTTGACACGGCATACACCGATCAACGTGATTACTAAAAAACGTGCGATTGCTAAAACATTGATCAATGCAGAAAAGTATACGGTTTAA
- a CDS encoding toprim domain-containing protein, which produces MDGERIVIVEGITDKKKLKKVLDEEVEIICTHGTLGIERMEEMILDFNLDERSVYILVDEDDSGYKLRKQLTEELPHAEHIYIDKAFREVAATPEPEIARALLSRHFNVKPIYLI; this is translated from the coding sequence ATGGATGGAGAACGTATTGTCATTGTAGAGGGTATCACAGACAAGAAGAAGCTGAAAAAGGTGCTGGATGAAGAAGTTGAAATCATTTGTACACATGGGACCTTAGGAATAGAGCGCATGGAAGAAATGATTCTCGATTTTAATTTGGATGAGCGCTCTGTCTATATTTTAGTTGATGAAGACGATTCAGGCTATAAGTTGCGTAAGCAATTAACTGAAGAGCTCCCCCACGCAGAACATATTTATATTGACAAAGCTTTTCGTGAAGTGGCGGCGACCCCTGAGCCCGAGATAGCTAGAGCTTTGCTGAGCAGACATTTCAATGTGAAACCGATTTATCTAATTTAG
- a CDS encoding arsenate reductase family protein, producing MSVTFYWYPSCGTCKKAKKWFDEVEIDYESVHIVNDPPSEEQLKDYVNMSGKPVKKFFNTSGKKYRELNMKEKIKQASEEDMIKWLASDGMLIKRPIVTDGEYVTVGFNQEEFEKNWAK from the coding sequence ATGTCTGTAACTTTCTATTGGTATCCGAGTTGTGGTACTTGTAAAAAGGCGAAGAAGTGGTTTGATGAAGTAGAGATTGACTACGAATCAGTACATATCGTTAATGATCCACCTTCTGAAGAACAGTTGAAAGATTACGTGAATATGAGTGGCAAACCAGTGAAGAAATTCTTTAATACGAGTGGCAAGAAGTATAGAGAACTGAATATGAAGGAAAAGATAAAACAAGCGAGTGAAGAAGATATGATCAAATGGCTCGCTTCTGATGGAATGCTGATCAAACGTCCAATTGTAACAGATGGTGAATATGTGACTGTTGGATTCAACCAGGAAGAATTCGAAAAAAATTGGGCGAAGTGA
- a CDS encoding methionine ABC transporter ATP-binding protein, with amino-acid sequence MISIEGLSKIFHTKDQEVRAVDDLSLNIDKGEIYGVIGYSGAGKSTFIRLLNRLEDPTEGSITMDDQNLTALSKGKLRVARQEIGMIFQHFNLLWSRTVYDNISFPLEIAGVSKGDRQKRVNELIELVGLSGRGNSYPSQLSGGQKQRVGIARALANNPKVLLCDEATSALDPETTDSILDLLVDINEKLSLTIVLITHEMHVIRKICHQVAVMEQGKIVEQGDVLDVFLHPEKKVTKRFVDQVMGDPEKETSMQLIKDNYRTGEIIKLHFVGESTNQALISDISRKFELDINILHGKITQTQKGAYGTMFVQFDGEQSEIERAIEYIESTSVEVEVNPHV; translated from the coding sequence ATGATTTCAATCGAAGGCTTATCGAAAATCTTCCATACGAAAGACCAAGAAGTTAGAGCGGTGGATGATTTAAGTCTAAATATAGACAAAGGAGAAATTTATGGAGTAATAGGTTACAGTGGTGCTGGTAAAAGTACCTTCATTCGACTTTTGAACCGTTTGGAGGACCCCACTGAAGGAAGTATTACTATGGATGATCAAAATTTGACAGCTTTAAGTAAAGGAAAGCTTAGAGTCGCCAGGCAAGAAATAGGGATGATTTTTCAGCATTTCAACCTTTTATGGTCACGAACGGTCTATGATAATATATCCTTCCCTTTAGAAATTGCAGGGGTATCCAAAGGAGACCGCCAAAAAAGGGTTAATGAATTGATTGAACTTGTAGGGCTGAGTGGGCGCGGCAATTCATACCCTTCCCAATTGAGTGGAGGACAAAAGCAAAGGGTTGGAATCGCCAGAGCTTTGGCTAATAATCCAAAAGTGCTGCTTTGTGACGAAGCTACTTCTGCCTTGGATCCCGAGACTACAGATTCAATTTTAGACTTACTTGTCGATATCAATGAAAAATTAAGCTTGACGATTGTTCTCATTACTCATGAAATGCATGTCATCCGCAAAATCTGTCACCAAGTAGCTGTCATGGAACAGGGGAAAATCGTTGAGCAAGGTGATGTACTAGATGTATTTTTACATCCAGAAAAAAAAGTCACTAAAAGATTCGTGGACCAAGTAATGGGGGATCCGGAAAAAGAAACTTCTATGCAGTTGATCAAAGATAATTATCGAACTGGTGAAATCATTAAGCTTCACTTTGTTGGTGAGAGTACTAACCAAGCTTTAATCAGTGATATATCAAGAAAATTCGAGTTAGATATAAATATCCTTCATGGGAAAATCACTCAAACCCAAAAAGGGGCGTACGGAACAATGTTCGTCCAGTTTGACGGGGAACAGAGTGAAATTGAGAGAGCAATAGAGTATATTGAATCGACCTCTGTAGAAGTGGAGGTGAATCCTCATGTTTAA
- a CDS encoding TlpA family protein disulfide reductase, which translates to MKEQAPHFELPYITGESTYNLEDDIEKVIVLTFWTSWCPDCGKDLPKKEQLYSTVDHEKVKMVTINVSGRERDVKEGVEFAEKFLNQPTLVDEGRITYDLYACQGVPTTIIIDQQGNIHDRIGDQASFLDVVESLGALI; encoded by the coding sequence ATGAAAGAACAAGCCCCTCATTTTGAACTCCCTTATATTACTGGAGAATCAACTTATAACCTGGAGGATGACATAGAGAAAGTTATCGTCCTGACCTTTTGGACCTCTTGGTGTCCTGATTGTGGAAAAGACCTTCCCAAGAAAGAACAGCTTTACAGTACTGTGGATCACGAAAAAGTGAAGATGGTAACTATAAATGTTTCAGGAAGGGAACGGGATGTAAAAGAAGGCGTTGAATTCGCTGAAAAGTTTTTAAATCAACCGACTCTCGTTGATGAGGGACGTATAACATATGACTTGTATGCTTGCCAGGGCGTTCCGACGACCATCATCATCGACCAACAAGGAAACATTCATGACCGCATTGGCGATCAAGCATCCTTTTTGGATGTTGTAGAATCTCTCGGTGCCCTAATTTAG
- a CDS encoding MetQ/NlpA family ABC transporter substrate-binding protein, protein MKKIWTGALALLFVLVLTACGSSGDDTSGSEEEGSEGSSEIKVGATSVPHAEVLEEAKPLLEEKGITLTIEEYQDYILPNKDLAEGRIDANYFQTIPYLELQEEENDGFDFVNLGGIHIEPIGVYSQKYDNLEDVEEGTTLVMSRSVSTHGRVLSLLEKEGLIKLDENVEKVDATVDDIVENPKNIEFDTGVDAAGLPEVYKREENVLVAINTNYAIEANLSPKEDAIILEGTNSPYVNVVAAQSKDEDNEALNQLVQVLRSEEIQTFIKEEYNGAVVPVSGDAE, encoded by the coding sequence ATGAAAAAAATTTGGACAGGCGCACTTGCCTTATTATTTGTACTTGTACTTACTGCTTGTGGTTCTTCTGGAGATGATACTTCAGGTTCTGAAGAAGAAGGAAGTGAAGGAAGCTCTGAAATTAAAGTCGGGGCAACGAGTGTTCCTCATGCGGAGGTTTTGGAAGAGGCGAAACCACTTCTTGAAGAAAAAGGCATTACATTAACGATTGAGGAATATCAAGACTACATTTTACCTAATAAAGATTTGGCTGAAGGACGTATTGATGCTAACTATTTCCAAACCATTCCTTATTTAGAATTACAAGAAGAAGAGAATGATGGATTTGATTTCGTGAACCTTGGTGGGATTCATATTGAACCAATCGGAGTTTATTCTCAAAAATATGATAACCTGGAGGATGTTGAAGAAGGTACAACACTTGTTATGAGCCGTTCTGTTTCTACTCACGGCCGCGTTCTTTCCTTATTAGAAAAAGAAGGACTGATCAAATTGGATGAGAATGTTGAAAAAGTGGATGCTACGGTAGATGATATCGTTGAAAATCCTAAAAATATCGAATTTGATACGGGCGTTGATGCTGCAGGACTTCCAGAAGTTTATAAGCGTGAAGAAAATGTACTAGTTGCCATTAATACGAACTATGCTATAGAAGCAAACCTGTCACCAAAAGAAGATGCGATTATTCTAGAGGGTACGAATTCGCCTTATGTTAATGTGGTAGCAGCTCAAAGCAAAGATGAAGATAATGAAGCACTCAATCAATTGGTACAAGTCCTTCGCTCTGAAGAAATCCAAACATTCATTAAAGAAGAGTATAATGGAGCCGTTGTACCTGTTTCTGGTGATGCAGAATAA
- the gcvH gene encoding glycine cleavage system protein GcvH, protein MSLPKDLLYSEEHEWVKEEGEKVRIGITDFAQSELGDIVFVELPEVGEELEADEPFGSVESVKTVSELYAPLSGKVVEINEELEDSPEFVNESPYDKAWMVVVEPSNSSEKEELMSPEEYKEMINED, encoded by the coding sequence ATGAGCTTACCAAAAGACTTGCTTTACTCTGAAGAACATGAATGGGTGAAAGAAGAAGGAGAAAAAGTCCGTATTGGAATTACTGACTTCGCTCAGTCTGAACTCGGAGACATCGTATTTGTAGAGCTGCCGGAAGTCGGCGAAGAATTAGAAGCAGACGAACCATTCGGAAGTGTAGAATCAGTGAAAACTGTGTCTGAATTGTATGCACCTCTCAGCGGGAAAGTTGTAGAAATCAATGAAGAATTAGAAGATAGTCCGGAGTTTGTCAACGAGTCTCCGTATGATAAAGCTTGGATGGTGGTTGTTGAACCAAGCAATTCATCTGAGAAAGAGGAATTGATGTCTCCAGAAGAGTATAAAGAAATGATAAATGAAGATTAA
- a CDS encoding methionine ABC transporter permease, protein MFNQLFPNVRMEDMITATNETIYMTLISVAGTFVIGLLLGLLLYLSGPGGLWQNKMLNWVTASLVNIFRAIPFIILILLLFPFTDFLMGTIRGPKAALPALIIGGAPFYARLVEIALKEVDKGVVEAAKSMGAKYSTIVFKVLLPESMPALISGITVTAIALIGYTAVAGAIGAGGLGDFAYFYGFQRSNWDVVFMCTVIIIIIVFIFQFIGDLATRKLDKR, encoded by the coding sequence ATGTTTAATCAGTTATTTCCGAACGTAAGAATGGAAGACATGATAACAGCTACAAATGAAACCATTTATATGACACTGATTTCTGTTGCTGGAACGTTCGTTATTGGATTATTACTAGGCTTATTACTTTATTTATCTGGTCCAGGGGGGCTCTGGCAGAATAAAATGCTGAACTGGGTCACAGCATCGCTTGTTAACATATTTCGTGCCATTCCATTTATTATTCTAATTTTGCTATTGTTCCCGTTTACGGATTTCTTAATGGGTACGATTCGAGGACCTAAAGCCGCTTTGCCAGCTTTAATCATAGGAGGAGCGCCATTTTATGCACGTCTGGTAGAAATTGCATTGAAAGAAGTGGATAAAGGTGTTGTAGAAGCAGCCAAATCAATGGGGGCTAAATACTCAACTATCGTTTTCAAAGTACTGCTGCCGGAATCAATGCCAGCACTAATCTCCGGGATTACTGTCACGGCCATTGCATTGATTGGTTATACCGCTGTAGCAGGCGCGATTGGAGCTGGTGGTTTAGGTGACTTTGCTTATTTCTATGGATTCCAGCGTAGTAACTGGGATGTAGTGTTTATGTGTACTGTCATCATCATTATTATTGTTTTTATTTTCCAATTCATCGGGGACTTAGCAACCCGTAAATTGGATAAAAGATAA
- a CDS encoding 3-hydroxyacyl-CoA dehydrogenase/enoyl-CoA hydratase family protein, whose protein sequence is MQQKIKRAAVLGSGVMGAGIAAHLANVGIPVLMLDIAPSELTDEEKKRGLKLEDRAVRNRIVTENKKALLKQKPSPLSSKKNLDLIEVGNFSDDMEHLSEVDWVIEVVVENLDIKKKVLADVDRHRKTGSIVSSNTSGISIEAMSEDCSEDLRSHFLGTHFFNPPRYLKLLEVIPTKQTSSEVLEFMKRFGEDVLGKGVVEAKDTPNFIANRIGTYGLLVTVQQMLEKGYSVGEVDSVTGPMIGRPKSATFRTLDVVGLDTFIHVANNVYDQVEGEEKKSFEVPSFMKSMLEKGWLGSKSGQGFFLKKKGEQSSEILQLNPETLEYEARGKLKTKATEMAKQEKGAKRKLKALISAEGDRAGDLVWSVIKPVLIYSAELYGQIADDVPSIDEAMRWGFGWELGPFEIWDSIGVRTSVERMKKEGETVPDWIENMLKKGDESFYKKENGNVYYYHAGEYRQQSFNEKNINLKRLKETREVIKKNAGASLIDIGDGVACLEFHSQSNAIGLDIIQMINFSIDHVEANYEGLVIGNQAKNFCVGANLGMILMEAQDYNFFEIEMVVKNFQDSMMKLKYSDKPVVVAPFGMTLGGGAEVCLPADSIQASPETYMGLVEPGVGLIPGGGGNKELYIKHLRNIPQGVDFDLQKIANSVFEKIAMAKVSTSGEEAKENGFLDQMDAISANGDHLLHDAKQKVLGLARSGYTPPKRVKIPVVGEQGYATMMLGAKSLALSGYASEHDLKIAEKLAFVLAGGRLAQGSFVDEQYLLDLEREAFLSLIGEPKSQARMQHMLMKGKPLRN, encoded by the coding sequence ATGCAACAGAAAATTAAACGAGCAGCGGTTCTTGGCTCAGGTGTTATGGGAGCAGGCATAGCTGCCCACTTAGCTAATGTGGGAATCCCGGTTTTGATGCTGGATATCGCTCCGAGCGAATTAACAGATGAAGAAAAAAAGAGAGGTTTGAAGCTTGAAGATCGTGCTGTTCGCAATCGGATCGTCACCGAAAATAAAAAAGCATTATTAAAACAAAAACCTTCACCACTAAGCAGTAAAAAGAATTTGGATTTAATTGAGGTCGGCAACTTCAGTGATGATATGGAACACTTGTCGGAAGTCGACTGGGTGATAGAGGTTGTCGTAGAGAATTTGGATATTAAAAAGAAAGTCTTGGCAGATGTTGACCGTCATAGAAAAACAGGATCGATTGTCAGTTCCAACACTTCTGGTATATCAATCGAAGCCATGTCTGAGGATTGCAGTGAAGACTTGCGCAGCCACTTCCTCGGCACGCACTTCTTTAACCCGCCGCGCTATTTAAAGCTTTTAGAAGTCATTCCCACCAAACAGACGTCATCTGAAGTCTTGGAATTTATGAAAAGGTTTGGAGAAGATGTCTTAGGAAAAGGTGTAGTCGAAGCAAAAGATACACCAAACTTCATTGCTAATAGAATCGGTACTTATGGTTTATTAGTAACTGTCCAGCAAATGCTTGAAAAAGGTTATTCAGTCGGAGAGGTTGATTCTGTTACCGGTCCGATGATCGGTCGACCTAAGAGTGCCACATTCCGAACATTGGATGTAGTCGGACTGGATACATTCATCCATGTTGCGAACAACGTCTATGACCAGGTGGAGGGTGAAGAGAAAAAGTCATTTGAAGTTCCTTCATTCATGAAATCTATGCTCGAAAAAGGTTGGTTAGGATCGAAAAGCGGTCAAGGATTCTTCCTTAAAAAGAAAGGTGAACAAAGCAGCGAAATCCTGCAATTGAACCCTGAAACTCTTGAATACGAAGCAAGAGGGAAACTGAAAACAAAAGCTACTGAAATGGCTAAACAGGAAAAAGGAGCGAAACGCAAACTGAAAGCACTCATTTCAGCTGAAGGGGATCGTGCGGGTGATCTTGTATGGTCTGTCATCAAGCCAGTATTGATTTACTCTGCTGAACTGTATGGTCAGATTGCTGATGATGTTCCTTCTATTGATGAAGCTATGCGCTGGGGATTCGGATGGGAATTAGGCCCATTTGAAATATGGGACAGCATTGGAGTTCGAACTTCTGTAGAACGAATGAAGAAAGAAGGAGAAACCGTTCCCGATTGGATTGAAAACATGCTTAAAAAGGGTGACGAGTCCTTTTATAAGAAAGAAAATGGAAACGTTTACTATTACCATGCTGGTGAATATAGACAACAATCATTTAACGAAAAAAATATCAATTTGAAGCGGTTGAAGGAAACGAGAGAGGTCATCAAAAAGAATGCAGGTGCTAGTTTAATCGACATCGGCGATGGAGTGGCTTGTTTAGAATTTCACTCCCAAAGTAATGCGATCGGCCTGGATATCATTCAAATGATCAATTTCTCGATTGACCACGTTGAAGCAAATTATGAAGGTCTTGTCATTGGAAATCAGGCGAAAAACTTCTGTGTCGGTGCTAATCTTGGAATGATTTTAATGGAAGCTCAAGATTACAACTTCTTTGAAATTGAAATGGTCGTTAAAAATTTCCAAGATAGTATGATGAAGCTTAAGTATTCTGATAAACCTGTAGTTGTTGCACCATTCGGAATGACGCTTGGCGGGGGAGCAGAAGTTTGTTTGCCGGCTGACTCAATTCAAGCATCTCCGGAAACCTATATGGGGCTTGTAGAACCAGGTGTAGGGCTGATCCCTGGCGGTGGAGGGAACAAAGAACTCTATATCAAACACTTGAGAAATATACCTCAAGGTGTCGATTTCGACTTACAAAAAATAGCCAATAGTGTATTTGAGAAAATAGCCATGGCGAAAGTTTCGACTTCAGGGGAAGAAGCGAAAGAGAATGGATTCCTTGATCAAATGGATGCAATCAGTGCTAACGGGGACCACCTCCTTCATGACGCTAAACAAAAAGTGCTTGGCCTGGCACGGTCCGGTTACACTCCACCAAAACGGGTGAAGATCCCAGTCGTCGGAGAGCAGGGGTATGCCACTATGATGCTTGGGGCAAAATCACTTGCTCTCAGTGGATATGCGAGTGAGCATGACTTGAAGATTGCAGAAAAGCTGGCATTTGTTTTAGCAGGAGGACGATTGGCACAAGGTTCTTTTGTGGATGAGCAATATTTGCTGGATCTGGAACGCGAAGCATTCTTGAGTCTCATAGGTGAGCCAAAGTCACAAGCGCGTATGCAACATATGCTCATGAAAGGAAAACCGCTACGCAACTAA